ACCTAAAGGCCCTGCGCCACGCCATCAAGCTGGCCCAACTGGACGAGCGGCCGAGCCTCATCGCCGTGCGGAGCCACATCGGCTACGGCTCCCCCAAGCAGGGCTCCCACAAGGCCCACGGGGAGCCCCTGGGGCCGGAGGCGGTGGAGGCCACCCGGAGGAACCTGGCCTGGCCCCACCCCCCCTTCGTGGTCCCCGAGGAGGTCTACCGCCACATGAACCTGCGGGAGCAGGGCTGGGCCTGGCAGGAGGCCTGGGAGAGGGCCATGGAGGCCTACGCCAAGGCCTTCCCCGACCTCTATGGGGAGCTTTCCCGCCGCCTAGGGGGGGGGCTTCCTTCCTTACCCGAGGAGCCTCCCGCCTTTGACAAGCCCGTGGCCACGAGGGCTGCTAGCGGCAGGGCCTTGGGCCTCCTCGTTCCCCGGATGCCCGAGCTCCTTGGGGGTAGCGCCGACCTCACCCCCTCCAACAACACCCAGGCCGAGGGGATGACCCCCTTCTCCCGGGAGAACCCCCTGGGGCGCTACCTCCACTTCGGGGTGCGGGAGCACGCCATGGGGGCTATCCTGAACGGCCTGAACCTCCACGGGGGGTACCGGGCCTACGGGGGCACCTTTCTGGTCTTCTCTGACTACATGCGCCCCGCCATCCGCCTGGCGGCCCTCATGGGCACGCCCACGGTCTTCGTCTTCACCCACGACTCCATCGCCCTAGGGGAGGACGGCCCCACCCACCAGCCCGTGGAGCACCTCACGGGCCTAAGGGCCATGCCGGGCCTCTGGGTCATCCGCCCCGCCGACGCCTACGAGACCTTCTACGCCTGGCAGGTGGCCCTAAGGCGCAAGGAGGGCCCCACGGCCCTCATCCTCACCCGGCAGGCCGTGCCCCTCCTCTCCCCGGTGAAGGCCAAGGGGCTTTTGCGGGGTGGCTACGTCCTGGAGGACGCCGAAGACCCCGAGGGGGTGATCGTGGCCGCGGGGAGCGAGGTCCACCTGGCCCTGAAGGCCCGGGCCCTCCTCTTGGAGAAGGGAAGGCGGGTCCGGGTGGTGAGCCTGCCCTCCTTGGAACTCTTCGCCGCCCAGCCCGAGGCCTACCGGAAGGAGGTCCTCCCCCCGGGCCTGCCCACGGTGGCCGTGGAGGCGGGGGCGGGCCTGGGGTGGGAGCGTTACGCCCACAAGGTGGTGGGCCTGGACCGCTTTGGGGCCAGCGCCCCCTACCCCGAGGTTTACGAGAGGCTGGGTTTCACCCCGGAAAGGGTGGCGGAGGCCTTGCTTTCCCTTCTTGTGTAGGCACACCGCTTCTATGCCGTGGGAAGGGGAGAGGGCCCCTGCTACCCTGTTTCCATGGAGTTTCTCTTCCGCCAATTTCCCCGGCTAGAGGCGCTCATCTACGCCTTTTCGGGGGTTCTTGTGGTCCTGGGCGCGGCTTACCTTCTTGGGGCCGCGGTCTTGGAGGGCGTGGATTTGGTCCTTCAGGGCAGAGGGGCCAGCCTTCCCATCCTCCTCCTGGACCGGGTGCTTCTCACCCTCATGATGGCGGAGATTCTCTACACCGTGATCCGCTTTGCCCGCGAAGGGCAGCTCCAGGTGGAACCCTTTTTGGTCATCGGCCTCATCGCCGGGGTGCGGCGGATCCTGGTGATCACCGCAGAGGGGTTGCAGAAGTACCCT
The genomic region above belongs to Thermus sediminis and contains:
- the tkt gene encoding transketolase; the encoded protein is MTETKDLTALSVNAIRFLAVDAVEQAKSGHPGMPMAMAPLAYLLFREVMRHNPLDPSWPNRDRFVLSAGHGSMLLYAVLHLTGYDLPLEEIKRFRQWGSKTPGHPEYGHTPGVEVTTGPLGQGIATAVGLALAEKKLAAEFNRPGHQVVDHYTYVLASDGDLMEGVSGEASSLAGTWGLSKLIVFWDDNRISIDGPTDLAFTEDVLARYRAYGWHTLRVGDANDLKALRHAIKLAQLDERPSLIAVRSHIGYGSPKQGSHKAHGEPLGPEAVEATRRNLAWPHPPFVVPEEVYRHMNLREQGWAWQEAWERAMEAYAKAFPDLYGELSRRLGGGLPSLPEEPPAFDKPVATRAASGRALGLLVPRMPELLGGSADLTPSNNTQAEGMTPFSRENPLGRYLHFGVREHAMGAILNGLNLHGGYRAYGGTFLVFSDYMRPAIRLAALMGTPTVFVFTHDSIALGEDGPTHQPVEHLTGLRAMPGLWVIRPADAYETFYAWQVALRRKEGPTALILTRQAVPLLSPVKAKGLLRGGYVLEDAEDPEGVIVAAGSEVHLALKARALLLEKGRRVRVVSLPSLELFAAQPEAYRKEVLPPGLPTVAVEAGAGLGWERYAHKVVGLDRFGASAPYPEVYERLGFTPERVAEALLSLLV
- a CDS encoding phosphate-starvation-inducible PsiE family protein; its protein translation is MEFLFRQFPRLEALIYAFSGVLVVLGAAYLLGAAVLEGVDLVLQGRGASLPILLLDRVLLTLMMAEILYTVIRFAREGQLQVEPFLVIGLIAGVRRILVITAEGLQKYPFSLDHPGFQAVLAELLLLTLMVLALAWAYRMVRGV